The sequence below is a genomic window from Candidatus Hydrogenedentota bacterium.
CCAGCGGCCGGGTGTACGCCTCCACCATCAGATCCCCGCCGACGCGGGACACCTCCATCCCGTACAGCGGAATGGCCTCGTCCATGGTTTCCGCGCCGAGCCCCTCAACCGCCGTGACGGCGTCGCGGCCGCCCGCGATTTTCGGGGCGATGAAAAAGCAGACCTTGTCCACAATGCCCGCCTCGAAGGCCGAGGCCAGGGTGGCCCCGCCCCCCTCGATGAGCAGCGACGTGACGCCGCGCTCGGCCAGCACCCTCATGAGCAGCCGCATGTCCACGCCGCCCGGCCCCCCGGGCATGCGCAGAACCGCGTCCGCGAAGGGGTACGGCGTGGTGGAGGTGGTGGCGATCCAGGTGGGCGCCCCGCCCTTGCGGAAGACCTCGCGGTTGCCGTCGAGATACTCCCCCGCGTCCAGGATGATGCGGATCGGATTGCGCCCCGGGCGGTCGTCCAGCCGCGTGGTCAGGCTGGGATCGTCCAGCATCACCGTGCGGCTGCCGACCAGGATGGCGTCCAGGCTGTCCCGCAGCTCATGGGTGCGCCGCCGGGCGGCCTCGCCGCTCACCCACCGCGAATGGCCGGTGCGCGTGGCGATCTTGCCGTCGAGGGTCATGGCGCACTTCGCCACGACAAAGGGCAGCCCCGTCGTGATGAAGGTGAGGAACATCTCGTTC
It includes:
- the ribD gene encoding bifunctional diaminohydroxyphosphoribosylaminopyrimidine deaminase/5-amino-6-(5-phosphoribosylamino)uracil reductase RibD, with protein sequence MARDDEKHMARALELAARGRGRTSPNPMVGCVIVRDGVVLGEGWHERAGEPHAEVNAVRACPGGDIAGATVYVTLEPCAHEGKTPPCAPFLAALRPARVVAAMRDPNPLVAGRGLALLREAGIAVEAGLLEAEARRLNEMFLTFITTGLPFVVAKCAMTLDGKIATRTGHSRWVSGEAARRRTHELRDSLDAILVGSRTVMLDDPSLTTRLDDRPGRNPIRIILDAGEYLDGNREVFRKGGAPTWIATTSTTPYPFADAVLRMPGGPGGVDMRLLMRVLAERGVTSLLIEGGGATLASAFEAGIVDKVCFFIAPKIAGGRDAVTAVEGLGAETMDEAIPLYGMEVSRVGGDLMVEAYTRPLAALEGGV